A stretch of Patescibacteria group bacterium DNA encodes these proteins:
- a CDS encoding riboflavin synthase encodes MFSGIVKTTGKIKKIEKKNKKVYFTIKTNNFLNNIKIGASIACDGVCLTVVKKTKNSFQAELMPETLRITKFSNSKIGDFINLEKSLRVGDFVDGHFVMGHIDGIGKIQKIILDKEYVNLIIKIPKGLKKFLAYKGSVSINGVSLTISGVGNNWFKVSLITHTLEITNLSCLKINDKVNIEIDMVARYLEKLKISL; translated from the coding sequence ATGTTTTCTGGCATAGTTAAAACAACAGGAAAAATTAAAAAAATAGAAAAGAAAAATAAGAAAGTTTATTTTACTATTAAAACAAATAATTTTTTAAATAATATAAAAATAGGCGCGAGTATTGCTTGCGACGGTGTTTGTTTAACAGTGGTTAAAAAAACAAAAAATAGTTTTCAAGCGGAATTAATGCCGGAAACTTTGCGAATAACAAAATTTTCAAATTCAAAAATAGGAGACTTTATAAATTTAGAAAAATCATTAAGGGTTGGAGATTTTGTTGACGGTCATTTTGTTATGGGCCATATAGATGGAATAGGAAAAATTCAAAAAATTATTTTAGACAAAGAATACGTAAATTTAATTATTAAAATTCCAAAAGGATTAAAAAAATTTTTAGCTTATAAAGGTTCAGTTTCAATTAATGGAGTAAGTTTAACTATTTCAGGAGTTGGAAATAATTGGTTTAAAGTTAGTTTGATTACCCATACGTTAGAAATAACCAATCTGTCTTGTTTAAAAATTAATGATAAAGTAAATATTGAGATAGATATGGTAGCAAGATATTTAGAAAAATTAAAAATAAGTTTATGA
- the rfbB gene encoding dTDP-glucose 4,6-dehydratase → MKILITGGCGFIGSNFIHYWIKKYPNDKIINLDALTYAGNLENLKNIKGKKNYFFVKGNICDKNLINDIAKKIDLIVHFAAETHVDRSIKNSSDFIKTNIEGTRVLLDVAKKNSIRFHHISTDEVFGSLNSNDPKFNENTPYDPRSPYSASKAGADHLVRSYFHTYKLPITISNCSNNYGPYQFPEKLIPLFATNLLENKKIPIYGDGGNIRDWIYVDDHNSGVDCVIKKGKIGETYCLGGDNELSNLEITKMILKIMGKSKDAIEYVKDRPGHDFRYAINFDKAKKDLGWNPTINFEQGLKKTIKWYKNNQDWWKNIKSGEYKEYYQNQYGK, encoded by the coding sequence ATGAAAATTTTGATTACAGGAGGTTGCGGATTTATAGGAAGCAATTTTATACATTATTGGATTAAAAAATATCCAAATGACAAAATCATTAATTTGGACGCCTTGACTTATGCAGGCAATTTGGAAAATTTAAAAAATATTAAAGGCAAAAAAAATTACTTTTTTGTCAAAGGCAATATTTGCGATAAAAATTTAATAAATGATATAGCTAAAAAAATTGATTTAATAGTTCATTTTGCGGCTGAAACCCATGTTGACCGCTCTATAAAAAATAGTTCTGATTTTATTAAAACTAATATTGAAGGAACGCGCGTTTTATTAGACGTTGCGAAAAAAAACAGTATTCGGTTTCATCATATCTCGACAGATGAAGTTTTCGGATCTTTAAATTCTAATGATCCTAAATTTAATGAAAACACGCCTTATGATCCGCGCAGCCCTTATAGCGCTTCAAAAGCAGGCGCCGATCATTTAGTAAGATCTTATTTTCATACTTATAAACTGCCTATTACAATTTCTAATTGTTCAAATAATTACGGTCCGTATCAATTTCCAGAAAAATTAATTCCCCTGTTTGCAACAAATTTACTAGAAAATAAAAAAATTCCAATCTATGGAGACGGCGGAAATATTCGCGATTGGATTTATGTTGATGATCATAACTCTGGCGTGGATTGCGTTATTAAAAAAGGAAAAATAGGAGAAACTTATTGCTTGGGCGGAGATAATGAATTAAGCAATTTAGAAATTACAAAAATGATTTTAAAAATAATGGGGAAAAGCAAAGACGCGATTGAATACGTAAAAGACAGACCTGGACATGATTTTCGTTATGCCATAAATTTTGATAAAGCAAAAAAAGATTTAGGATGGAATCCGACGATTAATTTTGAACAAGGTTTAAAAAAAACAATTAAATGGTATAAAAACAATCAAGACTGGTGGAAAAACATTAAATCAGGAGAATATAAAGAATATTATCAAAACCAATATGGAAAATAA
- a CDS encoding ATPase, T2SS/T4P/T4SS family yields the protein MKLKKNLVKEILIQNKILNEKKFEQCLNESKENQSDLVKYLIGKKIITEESFYNNVANYFKMPFIVLKDKIIRKDILNLIPEPIAHVHKIIAFDKTEKECKIATTNPQDFQIIEFINKKIPGNIKVFVTTPKSVNDVIQEYHKGLKSEFKEINKISIKKTAKDDDQKGEKLKELAEDLPIVRIVDTLLEYAIFEKCSDIHIEPLEKETIVRYRIDGIMRKVMTLPKNTHTGIVARIKVLSNLKLDEHRLPQDGRFKIKTSEYQVSFRVSIIPIFDGEKIVMRILDEKSQILSLKKLGFQENPFEIIKRNIEKPHGIILVTGPTGSGKTTTLYSILNVLNKPSVNISTIEDPIEYRMPGINQSQVSVKTGFTFASGLRAFLRQDPDIIMVGEIRDEETAEIAVNAAMTGHLVLSTLHTNDAVTTIPRLSDMHIPSFLIATTTNCIIAQRLVRTICQDCITSYKLTKEMMDDLSQKINVDSILEMLKQKKIITNKDLKNLLFYKGKGCKKCNNEGYKGRIGIYEILEITPKIKEAINKKANSEELSKIARQQNMLSVLEDGFIKAKNGITTIEEILRVIKE from the coding sequence ATGAAACTCAAAAAAAATTTAGTTAAAGAGATATTAATCCAAAACAAAATTTTAAATGAAAAAAAATTTGAGCAATGCTTAAATGAGTCAAAAGAAAACCAATCAGACTTAGTTAAATATTTAATTGGAAAAAAGATAATCACTGAAGAATCTTTTTATAACAATGTCGCGAATTATTTTAAAATGCCTTTTATTGTTTTGAAAGATAAAATTATCCGCAAGGATATTCTAAATTTAATTCCAGAGCCGATAGCGCACGTGCATAAAATAATCGCTTTTGACAAAACAGAGAAAGAATGCAAAATTGCCACAACAAATCCGCAAGATTTTCAAATTATAGAATTTATCAATAAAAAAATACCAGGCAATATTAAAGTTTTTGTAACAACTCCAAAAAGCGTTAACGACGTGATTCAAGAATACCACAAAGGCCTTAAATCAGAATTTAAAGAAATTAATAAAATTTCAATAAAAAAAACAGCAAAAGATGATGATCAAAAAGGAGAAAAATTAAAAGAGCTTGCGGAAGATTTGCCTATTGTCCGCATTGTTGATACTTTGCTTGAATACGCTATTTTTGAAAAATGTTCGGATATTCATATAGAGCCGTTGGAAAAAGAAACAATCGTTCGTTATAGAATTGATGGAATTATGCGAAAAGTAATGACATTGCCAAAAAATACCCATACAGGAATTGTGGCAAGAATTAAAGTCTTGTCAAACTTGAAACTTGATGAGCATCGGCTTCCTCAAGACGGCAGATTTAAAATTAAAACTTCTGAATATCAAGTTTCTTTTCGTGTTTCCATAATTCCAATTTTTGACGGAGAAAAAATTGTAATGAGAATTTTAGATGAAAAGTCCCAAATCTTAAGTTTAAAAAAATTAGGTTTTCAAGAAAATCCTTTTGAAATTATTAAAAGAAACATTGAAAAACCGCATGGAATTATTTTAGTCACAGGACCAACAGGATCTGGGAAAACAACAACTCTTTATTCAATATTAAATGTGCTTAACAAGCCGTCAGTTAATATTTCAACTATTGAAGATCCAATAGAATACAGAATGCCGGGCATTAACCAAAGCCAGGTTAGCGTAAAAACAGGATTTACGTTTGCTTCTGGTTTGCGCGCTTTTTTAAGGCAGGACCCTGATATTATTATGGTTGGAGAAATACGAGACGAAGAAACAGCCGAAATTGCCGTAAATGCCGCGATGACAGGACATTTAGTACTTTCAACTCTGCATACAAACGACGCCGTAACAACAATACCTCGTCTTTCTGATATGCATATCCCGTCTTTTTTGATTGCAACGACAACTAATTGCATTATCGCGCAAAGATTAGTTAGAACAATATGCCAAGATTGCATTACTAGCTATAAATTAACAAAAGAAATGATGGATGATCTTTCTCAAAAAATAAATGTTGATTCAATTTTAGAAATGTTAAAGCAAAAAAAGATAATTACAAATAAAGACTTAAAAAATCTTTTATTTTATAAGGGCAAAGGGTGTAAAAAATGCAACAACGAAGGATATAAAGGCAGAATTGGAATCTATGAAATTTTAGAAATTACTCCTAAAATTAAAGAAGCAATAAATAAAAAAGCTAATAGCGAAGAACTAAGCAAGATAGCTCGGCAGCAGAATATGCTTTCTGTTTTAGAAGATGGATTTATTAAGGCAAAAAATGGAATTACAACCATTGAAGAAATATTAAGGGTAATTAAGGAATAA
- the ribH gene encoding 6,7-dimethyl-8-ribityllumazine synthase produces the protein MKTNKFEKLNGKNFKIAIVQARFNQEITDDLRKGAENALKEAGVKIKAEIFLVPGSVEIPLACQKIALNKKFDGIIALGNIIKGETAHFDYVAKAVTEGIMEVILKNNFPITFGVITVYNLEQAKARSQNDKNNKGYEAGMALIEVLNLKI, from the coding sequence ATGAAAACAAATAAATTTGAAAAATTAAATGGTAAAAATTTTAAAATCGCGATTGTGCAGGCAAGATTTAATCAAGAAATTACTGATGATTTGAGAAAAGGAGCTGAAAACGCGTTAAAAGAAGCAGGTGTAAAAATCAAAGCTGAAATTTTTTTAGTTCCAGGATCAGTTGAAATTCCATTAGCTTGTCAAAAAATAGCTCTTAATAAAAAATTTGACGGAATCATTGCTTTGGGCAATATTATAAAAGGAGAAACAGCCCATTTTGATTATGTTGCCAAAGCTGTTACAGAAGGAATAATGGAAGTTATTCTTAAAAACAATTTTCCAATCACATTTGGAGTGATAACTGTTTATAATTTAGAGCAAGCAAAAGCGCGGTCGCAAAATGATAAAAATAACAAAGGCTATGAAGCTGGCATGGCTTTGATTGAAGTCTTAAATTTAAAAATTTAA
- the mltG gene encoding endolytic transglycosylase MltG codes for MFKTKFIILFFLFLFLTTIFSVVIFSIVISTPYDKLSGFETFKIESGQSVNEISRNLKKQGIIHSSFVFEIYLWLLKSEGKIKAGNYNLDCPINIKDLSEILIQGQKIGLERKIKIIEGWNIKDIAKYLADENITAQNDFLDFVKNYKIDNTKFSFLTDTKNKYDLEGFLFPDTYKIYKDAQNSDIVNKMLNNFNQKITKKIRSDIQFQNKTLFEIIIIASIIEKEVRNENDMKIVSGIFWDRIKNGQPLESCATIGYILGENKRQYSYEDTRIDSPYNTYLRQGLPSGPICNPGLKAIKAAVYPEFTEYNYFLSKKNGETVFSKTFKEHSLNTRKYLK; via the coding sequence ATGTTTAAAACAAAGTTTATTATTTTATTTTTTTTATTTTTATTTTTAACAACGATTTTTTCTGTTGTTATTTTTTCTATTGTCATTTCGACTCCTTATGATAAATTATCAGGCTTTGAAACATTTAAAATAGAATCCGGGCAAAGCGTTAATGAAATTAGCAGAAATTTAAAAAAGCAAGGAATAATCCACAGCAGTTTTGTTTTTGAAATTTATCTCTGGCTTTTAAAAAGTGAAGGAAAAATTAAAGCAGGAAATTATAATTTAGATTGCCCGATTAACATTAAAGATTTATCTGAAATTTTAATACAGGGGCAAAAAATAGGATTGGAAAGAAAAATAAAAATTATTGAAGGGTGGAACATTAAAGATATTGCTAAATATTTAGCAGATGAAAATATAACAGCTCAAAATGATTTTTTAGATTTTGTTAAAAATTATAAAATAGATAATACTAAATTTTCTTTTTTAACAGACACAAAAAATAAATATGATTTAGAAGGTTTTCTGTTTCCAGATACTTATAAAATTTATAAAGACGCGCAAAATAGCGATATAGTAAATAAAATGTTAAATAATTTTAATCAAAAAATAACAAAAAAAATTAGAAGTGATATTCAATTTCAAAACAAAACGTTATTTGAAATAATTATCATAGCAAGTATAATAGAAAAAGAGGTTAGAAATGAAAATGATATGAAAATAGTTTCAGGAATTTTTTGGGACAGAATAAAAAATGGACAGCCATTGGAATCTTGCGCAACAATAGGTTATATTTTAGGAGAAAATAAAAGACAATACTCTTATGAAGATACTCGGATTGATTCTCCTTACAACACTTATTTACGACAAGGGTTGCCGTCTGGTCCTATTTGCAATCCAGGGCTAAAAGCGATTAAGGCGGCTGTTTATCCTGAATTTACGGAGTATAATTATTTTTTATCAAAAAAAAACGGAGAAACTGTTTTTTCCAAAACATTTAAAGAGCATAGTTTAAATACGCGAAAATATTTAAAATAA
- the rfbD gene encoding dTDP-4-dehydrorhamnose reductase, whose protein sequence is MENKQKILILGAHGNLGQQLSNIFLLDKDYEVVAWDKNDLDITNKNETNKKIVQLNPSLIINASAYNAVDACEKDEEQFELAKKINGYAVGYIAKVAEKIGAIFVHFSTDYVFDGRKKDGYKENDKPNPINKYGKTKLIGEQELIQREKYGLKYYLIRTSKLFGPKGSGKNIKESFFDLILESSKERKKFNMVRDEEISCFTYTLDLARKVKKILENKKSFGIYHITNSSECDWYEASKFLFNITKKEIKIIPVSSNEFQRPAKRPKYSVLLNTKSKSLRSYQDALKEYLNIT, encoded by the coding sequence ATGGAAAATAAACAAAAAATTTTAATTTTAGGAGCGCATGGAAATTTAGGACAACAGTTGTCTAATATTTTTTTATTAGATAAAGATTATGAAGTTGTCGCTTGGGATAAAAATGATTTAGATATTACTAATAAAAATGAAACAAATAAAAAAATTGTTCAATTAAATCCGAGTTTGATTATTAACGCTTCGGCTTATAACGCTGTTGACGCTTGCGAAAAAGATGAAGAACAATTTGAATTGGCTAAAAAAATTAACGGATATGCTGTCGGATATATTGCTAAAGTAGCCGAAAAAATAGGCGCTATTTTTGTTCATTTTTCAACAGATTATGTTTTTGACGGCAGAAAAAAAGACGGATACAAAGAAAATGACAAGCCAAATCCGATTAATAAATACGGCAAAACAAAATTAATAGGAGAGCAAGAATTGATTCAACGCGAAAAATACGGATTAAAATATTATTTAATTAGAACTTCAAAATTATTTGGACCAAAAGGAAGCGGTAAAAATATAAAAGAAAGTTTTTTTGATCTGATTTTGGAATCAAGCAAAGAACGAAAAAAATTTAATATGGTGCGTGACGAGGAAATAAGCTGTTTTACTTATACTTTGGATTTAGCGCGAAAAGTCAAAAAAATATTAGAAAATAAAAAATCGTTTGGAATTTATCATATAACTAATTCTTCTGAATGCGATTGGTATGAAGCCTCTAAATTTTTGTTTAATATAACTAAAAAAGAAATTAAAATAATTCCAGTTAGCTCAAACGAATTTCAACGTCCAGCTAAAAGGCCAAAATATTCTGTTTTATTAAATACAAAATCAAAATCTTTGCGAAGCTATCAAGACGCGCTAAAGGAATATTTGAATATTACATAA
- the pcm gene encoding protein-L-isoaspartate O-methyltransferase produces MDLTEELIKNNYLKTPNIISAFKKIKRSDFILEEYKNESEGDYPLPIGYGQTISQPLTVAFMLELLQPRQGDKILDIGSGSGWTTALLANITENKGKVYGIEIIPELKEFQKKNINKYNYTKKGIVEIFCADGTKGLSDKKPFDKILVSAMSNKIPLALKDQLKIGGRMVIPISDGISLIIKKTKDVFDEKHYPGFSFVPLVGKN; encoded by the coding sequence ATGGATTTAACTGAAGAATTAATTAAAAACAATTATCTTAAAACGCCGAATATAATAAGCGCTTTTAAAAAGATTAAAAGAAGCGATTTTATTTTAGAAGAATATAAAAACGAATCTGAAGGCGATTACCCCTTGCCGATTGGATATGGCCAGACTATTTCCCAGCCGTTAACTGTCGCTTTTATGTTGGAATTATTGCAACCAAGACAAGGAGATAAAATTTTGGATATTGGATCTGGATCTGGATGGACAACAGCTCTTTTAGCTAATATCACGGAAAATAAAGGAAAAGTCTACGGAATTGAGATAATACCTGAATTAAAAGAATTTCAAAAAAAGAATATTAACAAATATAATTATACTAAAAAAGGTATAGTAGAAATATTTTGCGCTGACGGGACAAAAGGACTTTCAGATAAAAAGCCTTTTGATAAAATTTTAGTTTCAGCAATGTCAAATAAAATTCCATTGGCGCTAAAAGACCAGCTTAAAATAGGCGGACGGATGGTAATCCCGATTTCAGATGGAATAAGCTTGATAATTAAAAAAACAAAAGATGTTTTTGATGAAAAACATTATCCAGGATTTTCATTTGTGCCTTTAGTCGGCAAAAATTAA